The genomic stretch CTGCGCCCAGCCGGGCGCGACCTCGCCGTCGAGGGTCAGCACGGCCACCGTGTGCGGCCGCCGGTCGCCATAGGCGAGGGCCTGGCCGATCAGCGGGTGCTGCTTGAGGTGGTTCTCGATCTCGGCCGGGGAGATGTTCTCGCCGCCGGCGGTGATGATGAGCTCCTTCTTGCGGTCCACCACCCGGTAGAAGCCGTCCTCGTCGACCGTGCCGATGTCGCCGGTGTGCAGCCAGCCGTCGGCGTCGATCAGCTCGGCGGTGGCCTCGGGGCGGTTGAGGTAGCCGCGGGTGTTGAGCGGGCTGCGGGTGAGGAGCTCGCCGTCCTCGGCGATGCGGATCTCGACGCCGGGCTCGGCCCTGCCGACGGTGCCCAGGCGGTAGCAGGCGGGGCTGTTGCCGGTGAACGCGCCGGTCGTCTCGGTCATGCCGTACACGTCGATGACCTTGAGGCCGAGCCCGGCGTAGAAGTTCTGCACCTCGGGGGCGAGGGGGGCGGCGCCGGTGGCGGTCCACTCGGCGCGGTCGAACCCGATCATGCCGCGGATGATCGACAGGAGGGAGGCGTCGGCCTTCTCGTAGGCTTCCCGGATCTCCGAGGTGATGGTGCGGCCGTACTGGCCGGCCTCGACGTACGCCCGCCCGGCCTCCATGGCCGACCGCACGGCGGCCTGCTGCTCCTCCGGCTGGGTGGCGAGCACGGCGAGCAGCCGGGCCATCATCTTCTCCCACACGCGCGGCACGCCGAAGAACATCATCGGCCTGACCTGTCCTAACGTGGCGCCCAGGTTGGCCAGGTCGGTGCAGAAGTACACGTGGGAGACCTTCACCAGCGGCAGGTAGAGGCTGAGGATGCGCTCGGCGATGTGCGCATAGGTGAGGTAGGAGATCTGCGTGCCCAAGGTGGGCAGCGAGGTGAGCCGGTCCGTGGCGGCGACCTCGTAGAAGACGTTGCCGTGGGTGAGCGGGACGCCCTTGGGCATGCCGGTGGTGCCGGAGGTGTAGAGGACGGTGACGACGTCGTCGGGGGTGACCGCGCGCCAGCGGTCCTCCACCTGGGCGGGGTCGTCGGCCAGGCGGGCGCGGCCGAGCTCCAGGAAGTCCGCCCACGCCATGAACCGGTCGTCGCCGGACGGCGCCCCCTCCAGCATGACGATCCTGCGCAGGCCGGTGAGGCGGTCGAGCACCGGCTGCCAGCGGGCCAGCTCGGCCGGGCCGCCGAGGACGGCGTACTTGGCGCCCACGTTCTCGGCCACGAACGCGATCTGCTCGGGGGCGAACGTCGAGTAGACCGTGCAGCCGACGCCGCCGGCGTGCACCGCGCCGAGGTCGGCGAGCACGTGCTCGCTCCGGTTCACCATCATCAACGCCACGGAGTCGCCCGGCTCGAGCCCGAGGGCGGCGAAGGCGGCCGCGATCTCCAGGACCCGCTGCCGCGCCTGCGCGTACGTCAGCGTGCGCCAGCCGTCACCCTCGGGGTCGGAATAGGCGGGTGCGTCGGAATGCCGCTCGGCCGCCTGCTGGAGCTGCAGGCATACGGTACGGCCGGCAATCTGGTGCTCGATCTCGGCTCGGACCTCGAGGACTTCGGCCATGGCACGCCTCTCCCGTCAGTGTTCACTTGCACGAGTGGCATGCATCGCACCACACGCGCCGCGTAGCGGCAAGACCTCGTGAGCGTCGTTCACGTACAGTGATCGAACGGATGCGATTCGGGGGTGTTCATCCATGGCGGGCGGCAGGACGTTCTTCGGACACCCTTGGGGCCTGGCGACACTGTTCGGCACCGAGATGTGGGAGCGGTTCAGCTGGTACGGGATGCGCGCCATCCTGGCCACGTTCATGGCGGCGTCCCCGGCGCGGAACGGCCTGGGCATGTCGGAGGAGACGGCGCAGGCGGTCGTCGGCGTCTACCAGGCG from Nonomuraea polychroma encodes the following:
- a CDS encoding AMP-dependent synthetase/ligase — translated: MAEVLEVRAEIEHQIAGRTVCLQLQQAAERHSDAPAYSDPEGDGWRTLTYAQARQRVLEIAAAFAALGLEPGDSVALMMVNRSEHVLADLGAVHAGGVGCTVYSTFAPEQIAFVAENVGAKYAVLGGPAELARWQPVLDRLTGLRRIVMLEGAPSGDDRFMAWADFLELGRARLADDPAQVEDRWRAVTPDDVVTVLYTSGTTGMPKGVPLTHGNVFYEVAATDRLTSLPTLGTQISYLTYAHIAERILSLYLPLVKVSHVYFCTDLANLGATLGQVRPMMFFGVPRVWEKMMARLLAVLATQPEEQQAAVRSAMEAGRAYVEAGQYGRTITSEIREAYEKADASLLSIIRGMIGFDRAEWTATGAAPLAPEVQNFYAGLGLKVIDVYGMTETTGAFTGNSPACYRLGTVGRAEPGVEIRIAEDGELLTRSPLNTRGYLNRPEATAELIDADGWLHTGDIGTVDEDGFYRVVDRKKELIITAGGENISPAEIENHLKQHPLIGQALAYGDRRPHTVAVLTLDGEVAPGWAQARGVTFTSLAELAEHPEVLKEVGAAVEAANAKLARVQQVKKWALLGTEWTAETEELTPSLKLKRRIIHAKYADVIEGLYSEPN